A genomic region of Zea mays cultivar B73 chromosome 6, Zm-B73-REFERENCE-NAM-5.0, whole genome shotgun sequence contains the following coding sequences:
- the LOC100281735 gene encoding UMP/CMP kinase 1 isoform X6 — translation MSQAGAFPPGKKITVVFVIGSGKGTQCSKIVRHFGFTHLSAGDLLRQQVQSDTEHGAMIKNLMHEGKLVPSDIIVRLLLTAMLQSGNDRFLVDGFPRNEENRRAYESVIGIEPELVLFIDCPREELERRILHRDQGRDDDNVDTIRKRFQVFHDSTLPVVLYYDRMGKVRRVDGAKSADAVFDDVKAIFTQLLTTQASQGGNASSRRSNPPLCSVL, via the exons CACGGTGGTGTTTGTCATAG GCAGTGGCAAGGGCACCCAGTGCTCCAAGATTGTCAGACACTTTGGATTCACCCACCTGAGCGCTGGCGACCTCCTGCGCCAACAAGTTCAGTCAGATACTGAACACGG TGCCATGATCAAGAACCTGATGCACGAAGGGAAGCTCGTGCCGTCCGACATCATCGTCAGGCTCCTGCTCACGGCCATGCTCCAGAGCGGAAACGACAGGTTCCTCGTCGACGGATTCCCTCGAAACGAGGAGAACCGCCGAGCGTACGAGAGCGTT ATTGGCATTGAGCCTGAGTTGGTGCTGTTCATCGACTGCCCAAGGGAGGAGCTGGAGCGGCGCATCCTGCACCGCGATCAG GGAAGAGACGACGACAACGTCGACACTATAAGGAAGCGGTTTCAGGTTTTCCACGACTCCACTCTACCTGTTGTTCTGTACTACGACAGAATGGGGAAGGTCCGACGG GTAGATGGCGCCAAATCCGCTGATGCAGTCTTTGACGATGTGAAGGCTATATTTACTCAGCTACTGACCACTCAG GCAAGCCAAGGTGGCAATgcgagcagcaggcggagcaatcCGCCGCTTTGTTCAGTGCTCTAG
- the LOC100281735 gene encoding UMP/CMP kinase 1 isoform X5 has protein sequence MSQAGAFPPGKKITVVFVIGGPGSGKGTQCSKIVRHFGFTHLSAGDLLRQQVQSDTEHGAMIKNLMHEGKLVPSDIIVRLLLTAMLQSGNDRFLVDGFPRNEENRRAYESVIGIEPELVLFIDCPREELERRILHRDQGRDDDNVDTIRKRFQVFHDSTLPVVLYYDRMGKVRRVDGAKSADAVFDDVKAIFTQLLTTQVHSLTHIYLPFFFPIDCSLLIKP, from the exons CACGGTGGTGTTTGTCATAG GCGGCCCAGGCAGTGGCAAGGGCACCCAGTGCTCCAAGATTGTCAGACACTTTGGATTCACCCACCTGAGCGCTGGCGACCTCCTGCGCCAACAAGTTCAGTCAGATACTGAACACGG TGCCATGATCAAGAACCTGATGCACGAAGGGAAGCTCGTGCCGTCCGACATCATCGTCAGGCTCCTGCTCACGGCCATGCTCCAGAGCGGAAACGACAGGTTCCTCGTCGACGGATTCCCTCGAAACGAGGAGAACCGCCGAGCGTACGAGAGCGTT ATTGGCATTGAGCCTGAGTTGGTGCTGTTCATCGACTGCCCAAGGGAGGAGCTGGAGCGGCGCATCCTGCACCGCGATCAG GGAAGAGACGACGACAACGTCGACACTATAAGGAAGCGGTTTCAGGTTTTCCACGACTCCACTCTACCTGTTGTTCTGTACTACGACAGAATGGGGAAGGTCCGACGG GTAGATGGCGCCAAATCCGCTGATGCAGTCTTTGACGATGTGAAGGCTATATTTACTCAGCTACTGACCACTCAGGTCCACTCACTCACTCACATTTATCTTCCTTTTTTTTTTCCAATTGATTGTTCTCTCCTGATAAAGCCTTGA
- the LOC100281735 gene encoding UMP/CMP kinase 1, which produces MSQAGAFPPGKKITVVFVIGGPGSGKGTQCSKIVRHFGFTHLSAGDLLRQQVQSDTEHGAMIKNLMHEGKLVPSDIIVRLLLTAMLQSGNDRFLVDGFPRNEENRRAYESVIGIEPELVLFIDCPREELERRILHRDQGRDDDNVDTIRKRFQVFHDSTLPVVLYYDRMGKVRRVDGAKSADAVFDDVKAIFTQLLTTQASQGGNASSRRSNPPLCSVL; this is translated from the exons CACGGTGGTGTTTGTCATAG GCGGCCCAGGCAGTGGCAAGGGCACCCAGTGCTCCAAGATTGTCAGACACTTTGGATTCACCCACCTGAGCGCTGGCGACCTCCTGCGCCAACAAGTTCAGTCAGATACTGAACACGG TGCCATGATCAAGAACCTGATGCACGAAGGGAAGCTCGTGCCGTCCGACATCATCGTCAGGCTCCTGCTCACGGCCATGCTCCAGAGCGGAAACGACAGGTTCCTCGTCGACGGATTCCCTCGAAACGAGGAGAACCGCCGAGCGTACGAGAGCGTT ATTGGCATTGAGCCTGAGTTGGTGCTGTTCATCGACTGCCCAAGGGAGGAGCTGGAGCGGCGCATCCTGCACCGCGATCAG GGAAGAGACGACGACAACGTCGACACTATAAGGAAGCGGTTTCAGGTTTTCCACGACTCCACTCTACCTGTTGTTCTGTACTACGACAGAATGGGGAAGGTCCGACGG GTAGATGGCGCCAAATCCGCTGATGCAGTCTTTGACGATGTGAAGGCTATATTTACTCAGCTACTGACCACTCAG GCAAGCCAAGGTGGCAATgcgagcagcaggcggagcaatcCGCCGCTTTGTTCAGTGCTCTAG
- the LOC100281735 gene encoding UMP/CMP kinase 1 isoform X7: MSQAGAFPPGKKITVVFVIGGPGSGKGTQCSKIVRHFGFTHLSAGDLLRQQVQSDTEHGAMIKNLMHEGKLVPSDIIVRLLLTAMLQSGNDRFLVDGFPRNEENRRAYESVIGIEPELVLFIDCPREELERRILHRDQGRDDDNVDTIRKRFQVFHDSTLPVVLYYDRMGKVDGAKSADAVFDDVKAIFTQLLTTQASQGGNASSRRSNPPLCSVL; this comes from the exons CACGGTGGTGTTTGTCATAG GCGGCCCAGGCAGTGGCAAGGGCACCCAGTGCTCCAAGATTGTCAGACACTTTGGATTCACCCACCTGAGCGCTGGCGACCTCCTGCGCCAACAAGTTCAGTCAGATACTGAACACGG TGCCATGATCAAGAACCTGATGCACGAAGGGAAGCTCGTGCCGTCCGACATCATCGTCAGGCTCCTGCTCACGGCCATGCTCCAGAGCGGAAACGACAGGTTCCTCGTCGACGGATTCCCTCGAAACGAGGAGAACCGCCGAGCGTACGAGAGCGTT ATTGGCATTGAGCCTGAGTTGGTGCTGTTCATCGACTGCCCAAGGGAGGAGCTGGAGCGGCGCATCCTGCACCGCGATCAG GGAAGAGACGACGACAACGTCGACACTATAAGGAAGCGGTTTCAGGTTTTCCACGACTCCACTCTACCTGTTGTTCTGTACTACGACAGAATGGGGAAG GTAGATGGCGCCAAATCCGCTGATGCAGTCTTTGACGATGTGAAGGCTATATTTACTCAGCTACTGACCACTCAG GCAAGCCAAGGTGGCAATgcgagcagcaggcggagcaatcCGCCGCTTTGTTCAGTGCTCTAG